The genome window ACACAAAGTGTATAATATAAAGAGTTACTGGAAATCAGGAGGATACAAGTATGCGACTGAATATTGGCATTGACGGGCCGGTTGGCGCGGGCAAGAGCACGGTAGCGGACGCGGTTGCCGCAAAGCTGGGAATCCTGCACCTGGATACAGGCGCCATGTACCGGGCTCTTGGCCTGACCGCCCTGCGGCAGAATATAGATGTACAGGATGAGCAGGCTATTGTGGACCTGTGCGGCAGACTGAAGATCTCCGTCAGCCATGAGGCGGACGGACAGCATACCTTTGTGGAAGGGGAGGATGTGACCGGGCTGATCCGGACGCAGGAAGTCGGCATGGCCGCTTCCACTGTCAGCAGGTACGCGGAGGTCCGCAAAGCCATGGTACGACTGCAGCAGAAACTGGCTTCCGAAACGGATATGCTGCTGGACGGACGCGATATCTGTACAACCGTACTTCCCAACGCAACTGCAAAAATATACCTGACCGCTTCCGCTGAAGAACGCGCCCGCCGCCGTTTCTTGGAACTCCAGAAGAAAGGCAGCGAAGAAAGCTTTGAGCAGGTACTCCGGGAAGTGATCAAACGGGACGAACAGGATATGAACCGTCCTGTGGAACCGCTGCGCCAGGCGCCGGATGCTGTACTGGTCGATTCCACCAATCTCAGCTTTGATGAAGTGGTGGATGCCATTCTCGCAATCGTGGAGGAAAAGCGCCGTGGCTGAAAAGAAACTTGAACCGGTGACGGAAAAACGCGGGATTCTTTATGAGATCGCCCGCGTGCTTGCCCAGATACTCTTTCATACCCTGATGCCGGTGCGCTTCCACCACAAGGAACGGCTGCGTCAGGATCCGCCCTTTGTGGTGATCGCCAATCACCGGCACGCGCTGGATCCGGTGGTCATGGCTATGGGCATTCCGAAGCATCAGATCGTTTTCCTGGCTAAAAAGGAACTGGCCGGCAACAGCAAGTTCCTGCGGAATCTGCTGATCCGGCTGCATTGTATCCTGGTCGGCCGGCATGATACGGACATGGAGGCGATGCGCGCCTGCATGAAAACCGTGAAGATGAAGAAAGTCCTGCTGATCTTCCCGGAGGGCACCCGCCACCATGAGGAACAGATGGAACATATTGAAAGCGGTACATCCCTGATCGCCATGCGGTCGAAGGCTCCGGTTATCCCGATCTATTTTGACCGGAAACTGAGTCTGTTCAGGATGACGAACCTGTATGTGGGCGAGCCGATCCCTTATGATGACCTGCTGACGGAAGGCATCAACACAGAGACCTGCGAAAAGATGAATGAACGGATCCGGGAGACCTTCCGCGGGATGATCAAAGACGCGGAAAAGAAGTAATTCGCCTGAAAAATAACCAAGTTGTACGGGATTGAACGTACCTTGAGAGAAAAAATACGAAAAAATTCCTGAAATTGTCTTGTTATTCAGCAGGATTTACGTATAATAAAGAAGAAATAACAAAGTTGAACGTTTATTTCACGAAAGGAAAGGGAATATGCCTGTTGAGGTAGCAGCGCACGCCGGATTCTGCATGGGCGTCAGCCGGGCAGTTGAAAAGGCGGAAGCGATGGCGAAAGACGGGATTCCCTCCTGTACGCTGGGTGAACTGATCCATAATCCGCAGGTGATCCGTGATCTGGCGGAGCGCGGATTGGAACCGATCCGTGAACCGGAAGAGGCCGGAAGCCGCCGGGTGCTGATCCGCAGCCACGGGGTCTCTCCGCAGGTGCTGGAAAAGCTCAGGGAAGCCGGCAATGAGATACTGGATCTGACCTGTCCCTTTGTGGATAAGCTTCACAGGATCGTGGAGGAAGGTTCCCGGGACGGGACCCCGGTCATCCTGGTCGGGGAACGGGATCATCCGGAAGTGCGCGGCACAGCGGGATGGGCACACGGCGAGGTCATGTTCGTTGCCGGGCCCGGGGAAGCGGAACGGCTGCCGGAGATCGAAAAGGCGGTTGTGGTCTGCCAGACTACTTTCCCGCACAGCCGGTGGGAAGCAATCCTCGAGGTGCTCCAGCGGAAGATACGCCAGCCGGACTGCCGCTGCACCATCTGCAACGCCACGGAGATCCGCCAGAAGGAAGCCAGGGAACTGGCAGCACGGGCGGACGCGATGATCGTGGTGGGCGGAAGGAACAGCGCCAACACCCAGAAGCTGTACGCGATCTGCAAAAACGTTTGCCCCAGGACTATTTTGGTAGAGAGTGCGGCGGAGATACCGCCCGCCTTTGCAAATAAGGATTCCGAAATGATTGGGATCACCGCCGGTGCTTCCACACCGACGGATTCACTTAAGGAGGTTGTCACACGCATGAGCGAACTGGAAAACAAGGACCTGAATCCTACCGCGGAGGTAGACACAAACAATGACTTCATGGCGGAAGTCGAATCTACTCTGGTGAGGATCCGGCCCGGACAGACGCTGACCGGCAAGGTCGTGCAGATCACCGAGGATGAAGTATGCGTCAGCATCGGCTACAAGGCCGACGGCCTGATCAAGCGCAGCGACCTGGTCGATCAGGATGTCAAACTGGATGACGAGATTGAAGTCGAAGTCGTAAAGGTCAACGACGGAGAAGGCAATGTGCTGCTGAGCCAGCGCAACATCGTCAACCGCAAGGCGTGGGACGCCATGATGGAGAAGTACGAAGCGGGCGAGTATGTGGACGCCGTCGGCAAGGAAGCCGTCAAGGGCGGCCTGATCGCCGATATCGCCGGTGTGCGCGCGTTCGTGCCCGCCAGCCAGCTGAGCCAGCGCTACGTTGAGAAGATCGCTGACTTCGTCGGCAAGGAAATGAAGCTGAAGATCCTCGAGGTGGACACCCAGAAGAAGCGCGTGGTTGCCAGCCGCAAGGCTGTTGTGGCTGAAGAAGCCGCCACGAAGAAGAAGGAAGCCTGGGAGCGCCTGGAAGAGGGCATGGTTATTCACGGCATCGTCCGTCGGCTGACCGATTTCGGTGCCTTTGTGGACGTTGGCGGCGTGGACGGCCTGATCCACATCACCGACCTGAGCTGGGGCCGCATCAAGCATCCCAGTGAAGTGGTCAAACCCAACCAGGAAGTGGACGTGAAGATCCTGTCCCTGGATCCCGAACGCGAACGCATCCAGCTGGGTTACAAGCAGCTGCAGCCCCATCCGTGGGACAACGCGGTTGAGAAGTTCCCGGTGGGCGAAGTGGTGGACGGCAAAGTGGTCCGCATCACCGACTTCGGTGCCTTCGTTGAACTGGAGCCCGGCCTCGACGGTCTGGTTCATATCAGCCAGTGCGCCACGACCCGCGTAGCCAAGGTTGAAGACGCGGTGAAGGTTGGCGACGAAGTGAAGGTTAAGGTTCTGGGCGTGGATCCCGAAAAGAAGCGCATCAGCCTGAGCATCCGCCAGGCCATCGAGCCGGAACCCGCTGCTGAAGAAGCCGCTGAGACCGCTGCTGCCGATGTGGAATACGAAGTGGTTGCCACCGAAGATTCCGTTTCCGAGAAGTTTGCTGAAGCTGCTGAAGAAGCAGTGGAAGCTGCTGAGGAAGTCAAGGAAGCCGTCGAAGAGAAGGCTGAAGAGGTCGTTGAGGAAGTCAAGAAGACTGCCAGGAAGACCAAGAAGGCTGCCGAGGAAGCGGTTGAAGAAGCTGCCAAGGAATAATCCGACAAATGCAAAAAGAGCGTTCCTGCTTTCAGGGACGCTCTTTTCTATTTCAGTTCACAGCTGCTGCGGCATACCAGGGAAACCGGCAGCATGACCTGCTGGTGTTCCACGCCAGACCTTATCCGGGATTCAGGGGAGACGCGCTCAGCGATCCGAACCGTCACTGCTTCCTGAGAAAAGTAGAGTATGATGATAACGAAATCCCTGTTTTCCAAAGCCAGGATACCGATGAATAACCAGGGAAACAAAACGGGCTCTGTCAAAAGACAGAGCCCTGTTTCATATATCCGGAAAGATCAGGCGTTGGTCTGGCCGGCAAACTGCTCAGCGGCAATCTGCTCGTCCATCCACAGCTGCAGGTTGGACACGCTCTGGGAGAGCTTGTCCAGTACGGTTTTGATCTTCATAAAGTCTTCCAGCTCATCGTTGCAGACTTTGCCGTCTTCCGCGATCTCCAGCAGCCGGTCCTTGATCCGGGACATCTGGTTCACAGCATTCAGCGTTTCCACGGCGATCTGGGTCAGTTCCTTGGATTCAGCCCGGACAGCATGGGATTCACCGATGGGGCATTCGTTGCAGCAGTAATAATTCACAAGGGCAGGAGCCTTGTAATATTCCGCCAGCAGGAGAGCATCCTCCGGCTGAATCTGCGTGCGGCCGTTCTCGATCTTTTCAATGCGTTCCGGGGAGAAACCGGGGATCAGTTCACCGGCCTTTTCACGGGTCAGACCAAGTTCTTCCCGGGTAATCTGCCAGATGGTTTTATTCTCCTTTGTCGATCTTCTGCCCATCGTTTTCTGCTCCTTCCAGTGTGAGATATTTGTTGTTTATCCAGCCGCGGAGGCCTTTGCCCTCCACCAGGTAAAACTCACCGTCCTGACCGAGGACAGCCACAGGTGTTCCCGGTTTCCATTCGCCGATGCTTTTTGCTTTGGCTGAAGGCTCTTTACGTACGGTTATGGGGGCTGTTCCCGCTGTTCTTCCGTTGAGGGAGACCAAGCCTGTGCGGAAACTGTCTTCAGAAATACTGATCAGTTCCGCGGCGTCACGGCTGATGTAGCCGAAACTGTCCCGCCAGGGAATGTAGAACTGCTTGTCTGTCGTTTCGAGGACGAACACCATGGTTCCGTAGGGAATGGCTTTGGAGATGCCGGCTTTCTTTTTGCCGTTGCCATCCAGCAGGGCTGCTCCCTTTTTGCCGGTGACCAGAGCCAGCTGCGGGGTATCAGAGCCATTGGTGGTCCAGGTAAGATCCCGGGTATTAACCCGCTGGGA of Aristaeella lactis contains these proteins:
- the cmk gene encoding (d)CMP kinase: MRLNIGIDGPVGAGKSTVADAVAAKLGILHLDTGAMYRALGLTALRQNIDVQDEQAIVDLCGRLKISVSHEADGQHTFVEGEDVTGLIRTQEVGMAASTVSRYAEVRKAMVRLQQKLASETDMLLDGRDICTTVLPNATAKIYLTASAEERARRRFLELQKKGSEESFEQVLREVIKRDEQDMNRPVEPLRQAPDAVLVDSTNLSFDEVVDAILAIVEEKRRG
- a CDS encoding lysophospholipid acyltransferase family protein codes for the protein MAEKKLEPVTEKRGILYEIARVLAQILFHTLMPVRFHHKERLRQDPPFVVIANHRHALDPVVMAMGIPKHQIVFLAKKELAGNSKFLRNLLIRLHCILVGRHDTDMEAMRACMKTVKMKKVLLIFPEGTRHHEEQMEHIESGTSLIAMRSKAPVIPIYFDRKLSLFRMTNLYVGEPIPYDDLLTEGINTETCEKMNERIRETFRGMIKDAEKK
- a CDS encoding bifunctional 4-hydroxy-3-methylbut-2-enyl diphosphate reductase/30S ribosomal protein S1 encodes the protein MPVEVAAHAGFCMGVSRAVEKAEAMAKDGIPSCTLGELIHNPQVIRDLAERGLEPIREPEEAGSRRVLIRSHGVSPQVLEKLREAGNEILDLTCPFVDKLHRIVEEGSRDGTPVILVGERDHPEVRGTAGWAHGEVMFVAGPGEAERLPEIEKAVVVCQTTFPHSRWEAILEVLQRKIRQPDCRCTICNATEIRQKEARELAARADAMIVVGGRNSANTQKLYAICKNVCPRTILVESAAEIPPAFANKDSEMIGITAGASTPTDSLKEVVTRMSELENKDLNPTAEVDTNNDFMAEVESTLVRIRPGQTLTGKVVQITEDEVCVSIGYKADGLIKRSDLVDQDVKLDDEIEVEVVKVNDGEGNVLLSQRNIVNRKAWDAMMEKYEAGEYVDAVGKEAVKGGLIADIAGVRAFVPASQLSQRYVEKIADFVGKEMKLKILEVDTQKKRVVASRKAVVAEEAATKKKEAWERLEEGMVIHGIVRRLTDFGAFVDVGGVDGLIHITDLSWGRIKHPSEVVKPNQEVDVKILSLDPERERIQLGYKQLQPHPWDNAVEKFPVGEVVDGKVVRITDFGAFVELEPGLDGLVHISQCATTRVAKVEDAVKVGDEVKVKVLGVDPEKKRISLSIRQAIEPEPAAEEAAETAAADVEYEVVATEDSVSEKFAEAAEEAVEAAEEVKEAVEEKAEEVVEEVKKTARKTKKAAEEAVEEAAKE
- a CDS encoding helix-turn-helix domain-containing protein — encoded protein: MGRRSTKENKTIWQITREELGLTREKAGELIPGFSPERIEKIENGRTQIQPEDALLLAEYYKAPALVNYYCCNECPIGESHAVRAESKELTQIAVETLNAVNQMSRIKDRLLEIAEDGKVCNDELEDFMKIKTVLDKLSQSVSNLQLWMDEQIAAEQFAGQTNA